The proteins below come from a single Necator americanus strain Aroian chromosome V, whole genome shotgun sequence genomic window:
- a CDS encoding hypothetical protein (NECATOR_CHRV.G17940.T1) translates to MIDDVDSLSDGSTQEKTTTISKDGNDVIIDKTWTERQSSAEKSIIRRTSIPAHPLGNRQRRANHTPHPDNSDVSD, encoded by the coding sequence ATGATTGATGATGTGGATTCGCTTTCGGACGGTTCTACGCAAGAAAAAACCACCACAATATCGAAAGATGGAAATGATGTGATAATCGACAAAACGTGGACAGAGAGACAGAGCAGCGCGGAAAAGTCGATAATCCGAAGAACGTCGATACCAGCACACCCGCTAGGCAACCGTCAACGCCGCGCGAACCACACACCACACCCGGACAACTCGGACGTGTCCGATTAA